The proteins below come from a single Triticum aestivum cultivar Chinese Spring chromosome 5D, IWGSC CS RefSeq v2.1, whole genome shotgun sequence genomic window:
- the LOC123124732 gene encoding glutathione S-transferase U18, translating to MSEPVVVVGGWASPFVTRVCIALRLKGVEYEFLQEAVGRKSELLLRSNPVYKKMPVLLHGGRPVCESLVILQYVDEAFSAAGKPILPADPYRRAVHRFWAEYADAKLHSPLRTLRGMVGGDKADAAEQVSAALRQLEEAFVECSGGKPYFGGDDVGFLDIVVGSYIGWFGAAERIAGLPVLDEARTPRLAAWAVRFCAHEAVGDLVPDAARLVEFGEVLRAALAANASSRP from the exons atgtcggaGCCGGTGGTGGTTGTAGGCGGGTGGGCGAGCCCGTTCGTGACGCGAGTGTGCATCGCGCTCAGGCTCAAGGGCGTGGAGTACGAGTTCCTCCAGGAAGCGGTGGGCAGGAAGAGCGAGCTGCTGCTCAGGTCCAACCCCGTGTACAAGAAGATGCCCGTGCTCCTCCACGGCGGTCGCCCCGTCTGCGAGTCCCTGGTCATCCTGCAGTACGTCGACGAGGCTTTCTCCGCTGCCGGGAAGCCCATCCTCCCAGCCGACCCCTATCGCCGCGCCGTCCACCGGTTCTGGGCAGAGTATGCCGACGCCAAG CTCCATTCACCACTTCGGACATTGAGAGGCATGGTCGGCGGCGACAAGGCCGACGCCGCGGAGCAGGTGTCCGCCGCGCTCCGgcagctcgaggaggccttcgtgGAGTGCAGCGGCGGGAAGCCCTACTTCGGTGGGGATGACGTCGGCTTCCTGGACATCGTCGTTGGCTCCTACATCGGGTGGTTCGGAGCCGCGGAGAGGATCGCTGGGCTTCCCGTCCTCGACGAGGCGAGAACGCCGCGGCTGGCGGCCTGGGCGGTGCGGTTCTGCGCGCACGAGGCCGTCGGGGACCTCgtgcccgacgccgccaggctcgTTGAGTTCGGCGAGGTGCTCCGCGCGGCGCTGGCGGCCAACGCTTCCTCCCGGCCGTGA